From the Leptospira sp. WS60.C2 genome, one window contains:
- a CDS encoding RNA polymerase sigma factor, which produces MIDDPHLDLLESCLQGKPKALEELIQSFQPKVFSLALKFLWNPEDAEDATQEILVKVITNLGGFRKESKLSTWIYKIANNHLINVKKSKMESSQIHFRRIREELHTSQYVEQNQIMSPSELNLESNSNTSNMILHVQVACTYAMLQSLSRKYRMAYILGEVFSISSEEGGYVMEITPDSYRQLLSRARNQLEQFLEKECGLTKSSNPCHCKNRIRYASKAGRIRAYLKLSEQMKQDGRWKEMKPLLPETTKIRKAAEIFRSQPTFLPKKNQLENMKELLNNSFPFSTR; this is translated from the coding sequence ATGATCGATGATCCCCATTTAGATCTTTTAGAGAGTTGTTTGCAAGGCAAACCAAAAGCGTTGGAAGAGTTGATACAATCCTTCCAACCAAAAGTTTTCTCTTTGGCACTTAAATTTTTATGGAACCCTGAAGATGCAGAGGATGCCACTCAAGAAATCTTAGTCAAGGTGATCACAAATCTCGGTGGTTTTAGAAAAGAAAGTAAACTCTCTACTTGGATTTATAAAATTGCAAATAACCATCTAATCAATGTTAAAAAATCTAAAATGGAATCATCGCAGATTCATTTCCGAAGGATACGCGAGGAATTGCACACGTCACAGTATGTGGAACAAAACCAAATCATGTCACCTTCGGAATTGAATTTAGAGTCAAATTCCAACACATCGAACATGATATTACATGTGCAAGTCGCTTGTACGTATGCTATGTTACAAAGTTTGAGTCGGAAATATAGAATGGCATATATATTAGGAGAAGTATTTTCAATCTCTAGCGAAGAAGGTGGTTATGTGATGGAAATCACACCAGATTCATATCGCCAGCTTTTATCAAGAGCACGAAACCAATTAGAACAATTTTTAGAAAAAGAATGTGGCTTAACCAAAAGTTCCAATCCATGTCATTGTAAAAATCGTATTCGTTATGCGTCGAAGGCGGGCAGAATTCGAGCTTATTTAAAACTTTCAGAACAGATGAAACAAGACGGAAGATGGAAAGAAATGAAACCATTATTGCCAGAGACAACCAAGATCAGAAAAGCGGCCGAAATCTTTCGAAGCCAACCAACATTTTTACCCAAAAAAAACCAACTCGAGAACATGAAGGAATTATTAAACAACTCGTTTCCATTCTCGACTAGGTGA
- a CDS encoding YncE family protein, with protein sequence MFRIIRVIFLYLFLSAILSAQTIESEFTYATNFEIRPTFVEGSNPYFVNAGKWIYLGKTADFDEPGVYFYDTTSKEKIYKAIPLEAYYIAHTTDFLGQIETKGKRLPLSVYEFLFYEEGSGRAGFVIENKAKSSKAKKYFYVGWDLNTNSIDVMDFIYEIPADDKKSFAQSSFIGYSEKDQSAYFTFAVDADLKNDEAEDVTAFIYKIQNQNLTKLKEYQSKFYPYTPEFHPESNQIVIAAYAEAFQNRNPLGYLFQLDTSVFQSFSIPSTPYGICFSRDGKTLYMAASDTGEVRVYQTNNLSEVKKTKWGTHGHKLGFWKEGELVWVRNSGLHIYDPKTLKQKKVIPTKKFYKNHVNVSGSSFLPFQKLLLRNILEDPKGGASNRVLIAE encoded by the coding sequence ATGTTTCGAATCATTAGAGTTATTTTTCTCTATTTATTTCTATCAGCTATCTTATCAGCACAGACAATCGAGTCTGAGTTTACCTATGCAACAAACTTTGAAATTCGACCTACCTTTGTGGAAGGCAGTAATCCTTATTTTGTAAATGCAGGGAAGTGGATTTATCTTGGAAAAACGGCAGATTTTGATGAGCCAGGTGTATATTTTTATGATACAACATCCAAAGAAAAAATTTACAAAGCAATTCCATTAGAAGCGTATTACATTGCACATACGACTGATTTTTTAGGACAAATCGAAACTAAGGGAAAGCGACTTCCTCTAAGTGTGTATGAATTTTTGTTTTATGAGGAGGGAAGTGGTCGAGCTGGTTTTGTCATCGAGAATAAAGCAAAGTCTTCGAAAGCAAAAAAATATTTTTACGTTGGTTGGGATTTGAACACAAATTCTATTGATGTTATGGATTTCATTTATGAGATCCCTGCAGATGATAAGAAGTCATTTGCTCAAAGTTCTTTTATTGGTTATTCAGAAAAAGACCAATCTGCTTATTTTACATTTGCTGTTGATGCTGATTTAAAAAACGACGAAGCAGAGGATGTCACAGCTTTTATCTACAAAATCCAAAATCAAAATTTAACAAAACTGAAAGAATACCAATCCAAGTTTTATCCATATACACCTGAATTCCATCCCGAATCGAATCAGATTGTTATCGCTGCTTATGCGGAAGCATTTCAAAACAGAAATCCACTTGGGTATTTGTTTCAATTGGATACAAGTGTATTTCAATCCTTTTCGATTCCATCTACACCTTATGGAATTTGTTTTTCAAGGGATGGAAAAACATTGTATATGGCAGCCTCAGACACAGGTGAAGTAAGAGTGTATCAAACAAATAACTTGAGTGAGGTGAAAAAAACCAAATGGGGAACACATGGACATAAGTTAGGTTTCTGGAAGGAGGGAGAACTTGTTTGGGTTCGTAACTCAGGACTTCATATTTATGATCCGAAGACACTCAAACAAAAGAAAGTGATTCCAACAAAGAAATTTTATAAAAATCACGTGAATGTCAGTGGTTCTTCCTTTTTGCCATTTCAGAAATTGTTACTCAGAAATATATTAGAAGACCCGAAAGGAGGAGCTTCCAATCGAGTATTGATTGCTGAGTAA
- a CDS encoding DUF1304 domain-containing protein: MKLTSLILTGFVAIEHVFILVLEMFLWKTDFGRKVFQLTPETAEITETLAKNQGLYNGFLAAGLFWALFFIKDQNQKFQTILFFLVCIVIAGIYGSATAKFSILFSQGLPAFLALAMHWMAYQKQ; the protein is encoded by the coding sequence ATGAAACTCACTTCCCTCATACTGACTGGATTTGTCGCCATAGAACATGTGTTCATATTGGTACTGGAAATGTTTCTATGGAAAACTGATTTTGGAAGGAAGGTATTCCAACTCACTCCAGAAACAGCTGAGATCACAGAAACATTGGCAAAAAATCAGGGGTTATACAACGGATTCTTAGCTGCTGGCTTATTTTGGGCACTTTTTTTCATCAAAGACCAAAACCAAAAATTTCAAACCATTTTGTTTTTTCTCGTTTGTATTGTGATCGCTGGAATTTACGGATCGGCCACGGCTAAATTTTCGATTTTGTTTTCGCAAGGATTACCTGCATTTTTAGCATTAGCTATGCATTGGATGGCATATCAGAAACAATGA
- a CDS encoding DUF5329 family protein encodes MRILLFLLFLSICLLNPFFSIPFHLFAQSKPCKAISEGEKIELLLKKIGNFNGSFIRNGDIHVAKDAENHLRYKLKEAKNSFFAPDPKDWTAKLFIDKIASKSFLSGTPYKIRYPNGKEILSSVWLYEELGKLESCP; translated from the coding sequence ATGAGAATTTTATTGTTTCTATTGTTCTTAAGTATCTGTCTATTGAATCCTTTTTTTTCAATTCCATTTCACTTGTTTGCACAATCTAAACCATGCAAAGCCATTTCCGAAGGGGAAAAAATAGAACTCTTACTCAAAAAAATTGGGAATTTTAATGGTAGTTTCATTCGTAATGGCGATATCCATGTTGCAAAAGATGCGGAAAATCATTTGCGATATAAATTGAAAGAAGCAAAGAATTCTTTTTTTGCTCCAGATCCGAAAGATTGGACGGCAAAACTCTTCATTGATAAAATTGCAAGCAAGTCCTTTTTGTCGGGAACACCATATAAAATCCGTTATCCGAATGGAAAAGAAATCTTAAGTTCTGTTTGGCTCTATGAAGAACTTGGAAAACTTGAGTCTTGTCCTTAG
- the ahpF gene encoding alkyl hydroperoxide reductase subunit F gives MLDESTKEQVKQYFERIKNPITIRLYSGEHEKREELVSFLNDVVSLSSQISLETSNDVLDGLRFTILSNGNPTGIEFSGIPMGHEFTSFILAILQSGGNPIKLEEGILSAVSKLKGEFRFETFISLDCHNCPEVVQTLNSFALVNPAISHNMIDGAMYPELVKEKNIQGVPAVYLNGERFLSGKAEASVIFDKLLELYSVPSEEPSEEAMANPTEVYDVTVIGGGPSGVTAAVYSARKGLKTLVIADRLGGQVKDTLGIENIISVPYTTGPELTHVLADQLEKNQIKKKENVRVQRIEPGKPKIIHLNTGEKIYSKTVILSTGAKWRELNVPGEKEFVGKGVAYCPHCDGPFFKDKDVAVIGGGNSGVEAALDLSGIVKSVTLIEFGDKLNADKVLLDKVASSSNIKTLVKAQTTEIQTGEDKVTGLTYKDRSTEQVATIPLDGVFVQIGLVPNSGFVKDLVETNRFGEILVDEKCKTNVEGIFACGDVTNTPYKQIIIAMGEGAKAAISAFEYLLHAA, from the coding sequence ATGTTAGATGAATCAACCAAAGAACAAGTAAAACAATATTTTGAGAGGATTAAAAATCCGATCACCATTCGATTGTATTCTGGTGAACATGAAAAACGAGAAGAGCTCGTTAGTTTTTTAAATGACGTAGTTTCATTGAGTTCACAAATTTCACTTGAAACATCAAATGATGTGTTAGATGGTCTGCGATTCACAATTTTATCCAATGGAAATCCAACAGGAATTGAGTTTTCTGGAATTCCTATGGGTCACGAATTCACATCTTTCATCCTAGCGATTTTACAATCCGGGGGAAACCCAATTAAACTAGAGGAAGGAATCCTTTCCGCTGTATCAAAACTTAAAGGTGAGTTTCGTTTCGAAACCTTTATCTCTTTAGATTGTCATAATTGCCCTGAAGTGGTACAAACATTAAACAGTTTTGCCTTGGTAAATCCAGCCATTTCTCATAATATGATTGATGGAGCCATGTATCCAGAGCTTGTGAAAGAGAAGAACATCCAAGGGGTTCCTGCTGTATACTTGAACGGCGAACGTTTTCTCAGTGGAAAAGCGGAAGCTTCGGTGATCTTTGACAAACTCTTAGAATTGTATTCCGTTCCATCCGAAGAGCCATCGGAAGAGGCAATGGCAAACCCAACAGAGGTTTATGATGTGACTGTGATCGGTGGTGGTCCCTCAGGTGTAACTGCTGCGGTTTATTCTGCAAGAAAAGGGTTAAAGACACTTGTCATCGCAGATCGTTTGGGTGGACAAGTGAAAGATACTTTAGGGATTGAGAATATAATTTCCGTACCGTATACCACTGGTCCAGAATTAACGCATGTGTTAGCTGACCAATTGGAAAAAAATCAAATCAAAAAGAAAGAAAATGTAAGAGTACAGAGGATTGAACCAGGAAAACCAAAAATCATTCACCTAAACACAGGAGAAAAGATCTATTCTAAAACGGTCATTTTATCCACTGGTGCTAAGTGGAGAGAATTAAATGTTCCTGGCGAAAAAGAGTTTGTTGGCAAAGGAGTCGCGTATTGCCCTCACTGCGATGGTCCATTCTTCAAAGATAAAGATGTGGCAGTGATTGGTGGTGGAAACTCAGGAGTAGAGGCTGCATTAGATTTAAGTGGTATTGTAAAATCTGTCACCTTGATCGAGTTTGGTGACAAACTTAATGCAGACAAAGTACTTCTAGACAAAGTGGCAAGTTCTTCTAACATCAAAACTTTAGTCAAAGCACAGACAACTGAAATTCAAACTGGTGAAGATAAAGTGACTGGCCTTACTTACAAAGATCGTTCTACCGAACAAGTAGCAACGATTCCATTGGATGGAGTATTTGTTCAAATTGGTCTCGTACCAAACAGCGGATTTGTGAAAGACTTAGTCGAGACAAATCGGTTTGGCGAAATCTTGGTAGACGAAAAGTGTAAAACGAATGTAGAGGGAATCTTCGCTTGTGGAGATGTGACAAACACACCTTATAAACAGATTATCATCGCCATGGGAGAAGGAGCAAAAGCTGCGATTAGCGCCTTTGAATACCTCTTACACGCTGCTTGA
- a CDS encoding PAS domain-containing protein: MPNEPSLETKILSDFEDIVFSLGYPNLEILYTSPSIHSLTGYDSKFFLEQKISWQKFVHHEDKKIVKQTISTIRNIKRFRLRLRIFTKNRVMKYVECRGRLIANQNNDSYRIDGILTDITDLLPLRHLFQDASIDIKHLLLENNMIFNGSQDSMFLIELTDSEQFVIRRINQAYERSTGITQQMIQGKTPIELLGEEVGSVVINNFKKAIQAKKTISYEESFKMPAGTKIWITELTPIEVEGKFKYIVGASKDITEQKLAESALKEYNERYSLILEASSDGWFDWDLVNNTVIYSRRWWLEFGNDEKQENVPIGYWQSLIHPDDAGWVGEFLENILSSQRETFEFTFQMKKRKGNYVHVLSKCYIQRDDSGNKIRLLGSNTDLTETKKIEYTLRHAKELAEAANIAKGNFLANMSHEIRTPLNGIIGFTELLLNSPLQEEQKDYLRNISLSGKSLLELVNQILDFSKIDSGKLELESINTNLVDLVQSTIDLFRVSAASKGIVLELDVDPILPKYVALDPLRLRQILSNLIGNAVKFTHEGSVKLTLTQKERLGDFVSIEFQVSDTGIGIDLKARSRLFDSFSQADTSITRKYGGTGLGLTITNELLLKMNSKLNIKSELGVGSQFSFIITLEAKTSGEKASTIFDDKLSTTSESNLIQNLNLKHEILIVEDNELNRKLLSKLLQKKYPNMSLRFAIDGVEALAQFQTKKPDLIIMDLQMPIMDGYTATMEIRKLEENQNKKTPIVALTAGAFYTVKDSAMESGMDDFLTKPVSAAKLYETIEKWIQSSSV; the protein is encoded by the coding sequence ATGCCGAATGAACCTTCCCTCGAAACAAAAATTCTTTCCGATTTTGAGGACATTGTTTTTTCGCTTGGCTACCCAAACTTAGAAATTCTTTATACAAGCCCTTCCATCCATTCGCTCACAGGTTATGACTCAAAGTTTTTTTTAGAACAAAAGATTTCCTGGCAAAAGTTTGTCCATCACGAAGACAAAAAGATTGTGAAACAAACTATAAGTACAATCCGTAATATCAAAAGATTCCGTTTGCGTTTGCGGATTTTCACAAAAAACAGAGTGATGAAATACGTAGAATGTCGCGGTAGATTAATCGCTAATCAAAACAACGATTCTTACAGGATAGATGGAATTTTAACTGATATTACTGATTTACTTCCTCTCCGCCATTTATTTCAAGACGCCTCTATTGACATAAAACATTTGTTATTAGAGAATAATATGATTTTCAATGGTTCTCAAGATTCGATGTTTTTAATCGAACTAACAGATTCAGAACAATTTGTCATTCGAAGAATCAACCAAGCATACGAAAGATCTACTGGTATCACCCAACAAATGATACAAGGCAAAACACCAATAGAGCTTCTTGGAGAAGAAGTAGGCAGTGTTGTCATAAATAATTTTAAGAAAGCAATCCAAGCAAAAAAAACTATCTCATATGAAGAAAGTTTCAAGATGCCAGCAGGAACAAAAATTTGGATCACAGAACTTACACCGATAGAGGTAGAAGGAAAATTCAAATACATTGTAGGTGCAAGTAAAGATATCACAGAACAAAAATTAGCTGAATCTGCCCTCAAAGAATATAATGAAAGATACTCTCTGATTCTCGAAGCAAGTTCGGATGGATGGTTTGACTGGGATTTGGTAAACAATACAGTCATATATTCGAGACGTTGGTGGTTAGAATTCGGAAATGATGAAAAACAAGAAAATGTACCTATCGGCTATTGGCAAAGCCTGATCCATCCTGATGACGCTGGTTGGGTAGGTGAATTTTTAGAAAACATACTCTCTTCTCAAAGGGAAACCTTTGAATTCACTTTTCAAATGAAAAAAAGAAAAGGCAACTATGTACATGTTTTATCTAAGTGTTATATCCAACGAGATGATTCGGGAAACAAAATTCGCCTCTTAGGTTCAAATACAGATCTCACCGAAACAAAAAAGATCGAATATACACTACGACATGCGAAAGAATTAGCAGAAGCAGCCAACATTGCGAAAGGAAACTTTTTAGCAAACATGAGCCATGAAATTCGAACACCATTAAATGGGATCATAGGCTTTACAGAGTTATTGTTAAACTCTCCATTACAAGAAGAACAAAAAGATTATCTAAGAAACATTTCACTTTCAGGAAAAAGTTTATTAGAGTTAGTGAATCAAATATTAGATTTTTCTAAAATTGATTCTGGAAAATTGGAACTGGAATCAATTAACACAAACTTAGTCGATTTAGTCCAATCGACCATCGATTTATTTCGAGTGTCCGCAGCATCCAAGGGGATTGTTTTAGAATTGGATGTTGATCCAATCTTACCTAAATATGTAGCACTTGATCCGCTACGATTGAGGCAAATTCTCTCTAATTTGATTGGGAATGCAGTAAAATTCACTCACGAGGGATCTGTAAAACTGACTCTAACTCAAAAAGAAAGATTAGGTGATTTTGTTTCGATTGAATTTCAGGTATCAGATACAGGAATTGGAATCGACTTAAAAGCAAGATCGAGACTTTTTGATTCCTTTTCCCAAGCAGATACTTCCATCACGCGAAAATATGGTGGAACAGGACTTGGACTTACCATTACAAATGAACTCTTGCTAAAGATGAATTCAAAATTAAACATTAAAAGTGAATTAGGTGTTGGAAGTCAGTTTAGTTTCATCATCACACTGGAAGCCAAAACTTCTGGTGAAAAAGCTTCGACAATCTTTGATGATAAATTGTCTACCACTTCCGAATCGAATCTTATCCAGAACCTAAATCTTAAACATGAAATCTTAATTGTAGAAGACAACGAGTTAAATCGTAAACTTTTATCAAAACTACTTCAAAAAAAATATCCAAATATGTCTCTGCGTTTTGCAATTGATGGAGTAGAAGCACTGGCACAATTCCAAACAAAAAAACCTGACCTGATCATTATGGATCTACAAATGCCAATTATGGATGGATATACTGCAACGATGGAAATCAGGAAATTGGAAGAGAATCAAAATAAAAAAACACCAATTGTTGCGTTAACAGCTGGTGCATTTTATACTGTTAAAGATTCGGCGATGGAATCAGGAATGGATGATTTTTTAACCAAACCTGTTTCCGCCGCCAAACTTTACGAAACGATTGAAAAGTGGATTCAATCAAGCAGCGTGTAA
- a CDS encoding AraC family transcriptional regulator, which yields MDLLSDILFSAGWKNDLLSKGQIFHRFGFHFPCEKSAGFHVVTQGNCYAKIAGKIISLKKGDLLFITKGIHHELLSDPKAKVVSIERFLSEKNNQKNDQTPVTTFVSVRYEVPNGPIHPLLMELPDYIHIPYESIQKHHSLEDFIQILSKELDLNLGTDLIVQRLTDIMLYYMIRIWLQTEENSPSGWIKAFHDKTVLYALEKLHNSYAKEWTIESLAKEVGISRANLANKFRDVLGIPPMEYLAKLRMEKAKQFFQKGNMGLEEIAQNVGYASAFSFSKAYKRIYGNSPSREWKRVV from the coding sequence ATGGACTTACTCTCCGATATCTTATTCTCTGCTGGTTGGAAAAACGATCTATTGTCAAAAGGGCAAATCTTCCATCGATTTGGCTTTCATTTCCCTTGTGAAAAGAGTGCGGGTTTTCATGTAGTGACACAAGGCAATTGTTATGCGAAGATTGCTGGAAAGATCATCTCACTCAAAAAAGGAGATTTGTTATTCATAACAAAAGGAATCCATCACGAATTACTTTCTGATCCCAAGGCAAAAGTAGTTTCTATCGAGAGATTTTTATCAGAGAAAAATAACCAAAAGAATGATCAAACTCCTGTGACAACATTTGTTTCTGTTAGATATGAAGTTCCCAATGGTCCGATTCATCCACTTCTAATGGAACTTCCTGATTACATTCATATTCCTTATGAAAGTATTCAGAAACATCATTCCCTTGAAGATTTTATCCAAATTTTATCGAAGGAATTAGATCTCAATTTAGGAACGGACTTGATTGTACAACGACTAACTGATATTATGTTGTATTATATGATTCGAATTTGGTTGCAGACGGAGGAGAATTCACCATCTGGTTGGATCAAAGCATTTCATGATAAAACGGTATTGTATGCTTTGGAAAAATTACACAATTCTTATGCAAAAGAATGGACCATTGAGTCTTTAGCAAAGGAAGTCGGTATTTCGCGAGCCAACTTAGCAAATAAATTCCGAGATGTTCTTGGAATTCCACCTATGGAATATTTAGCAAAACTTCGAATGGAAAAAGCCAAACAATTCTTTCAAAAAGGGAATATGGGTTTGGAAGAAATTGCACAAAACGTTGGCTATGCGTCTGCATTTTCTTTTTCGAAAGCCTACAAACGTATTTACGGAAATTCACCTAGTCGAGAATGGAAACGAGTTGTTTAA
- a CDS encoding TetR family transcriptional regulator → MSRAQVLERSPKKRAVLEKDKLSKRTSIIQAAATLLQKKDWAELSMDEVAKRAKIAKGTLYLYFPTKEDLCLRIHSADYESWFMDLNEFLEKAPQIDAEIFSQWFVNSMDRHLRFLKLLPIVPTILEKNASVQTIREFKTNLKKQITSVLPRLIQYFPFFTEQSGFLFLMQCHALAVGSWSHGFPSNQVKEAVKDTELEMFVLDYKQFLEFSILNLLKGHSASESK, encoded by the coding sequence ATGAGTCGGGCACAAGTATTGGAACGATCACCTAAAAAGAGAGCTGTTTTAGAGAAAGACAAACTATCAAAACGTACTTCGATCATACAAGCCGCAGCAACCTTACTCCAAAAAAAAGATTGGGCTGAACTTTCCATGGATGAAGTTGCGAAACGAGCTAAAATTGCAAAAGGAACTTTATATCTATACTTTCCCACAAAAGAAGATTTATGTTTACGCATTCATAGTGCTGATTATGAATCTTGGTTTATGGACCTAAATGAGTTTTTGGAAAAGGCACCACAAATTGATGCGGAGATTTTTTCACAATGGTTTGTGAACTCAATGGATCGCCATTTACGATTCTTAAAACTTTTGCCCATCGTACCAACCATTCTTGAAAAAAATGCGAGCGTACAAACCATTCGTGAATTTAAAACAAATCTTAAAAAGCAAATCACTTCTGTCTTACCACGTCTGATCCAATATTTTCCTTTCTTTACAGAGCAGTCTGGATTTCTTTTTTTGATGCAATGCCATGCATTAGCAGTTGGATCCTGGTCTCATGGGTTTCCATCGAACCAAGTAAAGGAAGCAGTAAAAGATACAGAATTGGAAATGTTTGTTTTGGATTATAAACAGTTTTTGGAATTTTCCATTCTCAATTTGTTAAAAGGACATTCTGCTTCTGAATCGAAGTGA
- a CDS encoding SOS response-associated peptidase, with protein sequence MCGRFGYTIIKLKDGTEKWIRLIQGTKVFDIQKVEDTFRSTPNCEYYPSSMAPVIHTNSLTNENVIDVMQWGTSPTWSSKPIFNTRVERLFATPLWSQSAKFNRCLIPASYFNEWKSEKGTKIKYKIFPKSGESFCFAGIWGEIPTPSSKQFWFSILTQEGNSLMKEIHNSGGNQGRQPVHLTETFWEPWLNPKVNDESTIQNMIQTYPSEFLSAIPESNEPMLF encoded by the coding sequence ATGTGTGGAAGATTTGGATATACAATCATCAAATTGAAAGATGGTACTGAAAAGTGGATTCGTTTGATCCAAGGTACGAAAGTTTTTGATATCCAAAAAGTCGAAGATACGTTTCGTAGCACTCCCAATTGCGAATACTACCCAAGTTCTATGGCTCCAGTCATCCATACAAATTCCCTAACAAATGAAAATGTGATCGATGTAATGCAATGGGGAACCTCGCCCACTTGGTCTTCAAAACCGATTTTTAATACGAGAGTAGAACGTTTATTTGCGACTCCGTTGTGGTCGCAATCTGCGAAATTCAATCGATGTCTGATTCCTGCTTCTTACTTCAACGAATGGAAATCGGAAAAGGGAACGAAGATAAAGTATAAAATTTTTCCAAAGTCTGGCGAGAGTTTTTGCTTTGCTGGTATTTGGGGCGAAATTCCCACTCCATCATCCAAACAATTTTGGTTTAGCATTCTAACCCAGGAAGGAAATTCCTTGATGAAAGAGATTCATAACTCAGGAGGCAACCAAGGTCGTCAACCAGTTCACCTAACGGAAACATTTTGGGAACCATGGTTGAATCCCAAAGTAAATGATGAAAGCACAATCCAAAATATGATTCAGACGTATCCAAGTGAGTTTCTATCTGCAATACCTGAGTCAAATGAACCTATGTTATTTTAA
- a CDS encoding NAD(P)H-binding protein, whose translation MKVFVYGGSGLVGGHLIKELQTKGHEVWAGSRKPDSQKKETNLHWVYTDSKEPNKGVEILESVDVAFFLSPPGETNQYEILSPWIQKAKQVGLKKIVLMTAMGVEHAPPEVPFRKTELLLEGSGIPWNIIRPNWFMQNFHTFWIAGIKQDGKIYFPGGTANVSFIDARDIASVASVLLTTIDFQNQAFTLTGKESINHSLVAKHLSSVSKKNIEYVDVEPKVFESSLVSAGLSKDYAAFLVMIAGALKEGHAAPIVDSVKTITGKEPISFQTYAEDHANAWK comes from the coding sequence ATGAAAGTATTTGTATATGGTGGATCAGGACTTGTTGGGGGACACCTCATCAAAGAATTACAAACGAAGGGTCATGAAGTATGGGCAGGTTCTAGAAAGCCAGACTCTCAGAAAAAAGAAACCAATCTACATTGGGTATATACTGATTCGAAAGAGCCAAACAAAGGTGTTGAAATTTTAGAATCTGTTGATGTCGCTTTTTTCTTAAGCCCTCCCGGAGAAACAAACCAATATGAAATACTTTCTCCTTGGATCCAAAAGGCAAAACAAGTCGGTTTGAAAAAAATTGTCTTAATGACCGCCATGGGTGTGGAACATGCACCTCCGGAAGTTCCTTTTCGAAAAACAGAACTATTATTAGAAGGATCGGGAATTCCGTGGAATATCATTCGACCTAACTGGTTTATGCAAAATTTTCATACCTTTTGGATTGCTGGAATCAAACAAGATGGTAAAATCTATTTCCCTGGCGGAACTGCGAATGTCAGTTTTATCGACGCAAGAGACATTGCTTCTGTTGCTTCTGTTCTCCTAACAACAATTGATTTTCAAAACCAAGCGTTCACACTGACTGGAAAAGAATCTATCAATCATTCTTTAGTGGCAAAACATTTATCAAGTGTTAGCAAAAAGAATATCGAATATGTAGATGTGGAGCCTAAAGTTTTTGAATCTTCTTTAGTATCGGCAGGACTTTCCAAGGATTATGCAGCATTTCTTGTGATGATTGCTGGAGCCTTGAAAGAAGGACATGCTGCTCCTATCGTCGACTCAGTGAAAACAATCACAGGAAAAGAACCTATTTCATTTCAAACGTATGCGGAAGACCACGCAAATGCTTGGAAATAA
- the ahpC gene encoding alkyl hydroperoxide reductase subunit C: MSNINTQIPDFTTEAFHNGAFKKISKKDVLGKWSVFVFYPADFTFVCPTELGDVADHYEELQKMGVEVYSVSTDTHFVHKAWHEASDTIKKIKFPMLGDASGKITRGFGVMIEDEGQALRGTFVVNPEGVIKTAEIHDLGIGRSAEELVRKVQAAQYVANNDGEVCPAKWKPGNTTLKPGLDLVGKI, from the coding sequence ATGTCCAATATCAACACACAAATTCCAGACTTCACGACAGAAGCTTTCCACAACGGCGCTTTCAAAAAAATCAGCAAAAAAGACGTACTCGGCAAATGGTCCGTGTTTGTTTTTTACCCTGCTGACTTTACCTTTGTTTGCCCAACAGAACTTGGTGATGTAGCAGATCATTACGAAGAACTTCAAAAGATGGGAGTTGAAGTATACTCAGTATCAACTGACACTCACTTCGTTCACAAAGCTTGGCATGAAGCAAGTGACACCATCAAAAAAATTAAATTCCCAATGCTCGGTGATGCATCCGGAAAAATCACAAGAGGATTTGGAGTGATGATTGAAGACGAGGGACAAGCACTTCGCGGAACCTTCGTAGTCAATCCTGAAGGAGTCATCAAAACAGCTGAAATCCATGACCTTGGAATTGGAAGATCTGCTGAAGAGTTAGTGCGAAAAGTACAAGCGGCTCAGTACGTTGCGAACAACGACGGAGAAGTATGCCCTGCAAAGTGGAAACCAGGTAACACTACTTTAAAACCTGGTCTTGACTTGGTAGGAAAAATCTAA